Proteins encoded together in one Synechococcus sp. BL107 window:
- the glnA gene encoding type I glutamate--ammonia ligase, producing MAKTPQEVLRQIKDEGIELIDLKFTDLHGKWQHLTVCTELLEEESFTEGLAFDGSSIRGWKAINASDMAMVPDPNSAWIDPFYRHKTLSMICSIQDPRTGQDYDRCPRALAQRALNHLNNTGLADTAFFGPEPEFFIFDDVRYNSSEGGSFYSVDTIEAGWNTGRIEEGGNLAYKIQTKEGYFPVAPNDTAQDIRSEMLLLMAQLGIPIEKHHHEVAGAGQHELGMKFAQLIEAADNVMIYKYVVRNVAKKYGKTATFMPKPVFNDNGTGMHVHQSLWKGGEPLFFGEGTYANLSQTARWYIGGILKHAPAFLAFTNPTTNSYKRLVPGFEAPVNLVYSEGNRSAAVRIPLTGPSPKAKRLEFRSGDALANPYLAFSAMMMAGLDGIKNQIDPGDGEDRDLFELSAEELQKIATVPPSLNGALEALSADRAFLTEGGVFTDDFIDNWIDLKYEEVQQLRQRPHPHEFTMYYDA from the coding sequence ATGGCCAAAACCCCCCAGGAAGTCCTTCGTCAAATTAAGGACGAAGGCATAGAGCTAATTGATCTGAAATTCACTGACCTTCACGGCAAGTGGCAGCACCTGACGGTATGCACTGAGTTGCTGGAGGAAGAGTCGTTCACCGAAGGACTGGCCTTCGATGGATCCTCCATTCGTGGATGGAAGGCCATTAACGCCTCGGACATGGCGATGGTGCCGGATCCAAATTCAGCATGGATCGATCCGTTTTACCGCCATAAAACGTTGAGCATGATTTGCTCAATTCAAGACCCTCGCACCGGTCAGGATTACGACCGTTGTCCAAGGGCATTAGCGCAACGCGCTCTCAACCACCTCAACAACACCGGGCTTGCCGACACGGCATTTTTCGGACCTGAGCCTGAATTTTTCATCTTCGACGACGTTCGCTACAACTCGTCAGAGGGTGGATCCTTCTACAGCGTTGACACCATTGAGGCCGGCTGGAACACAGGCCGCATCGAGGAGGGTGGCAACCTTGCGTACAAAATCCAAACCAAAGAGGGCTACTTCCCTGTAGCTCCGAATGACACAGCTCAGGACATTCGCTCCGAAATGCTGCTGCTCATGGCCCAACTGGGCATTCCTATTGAAAAGCACCACCACGAAGTGGCCGGTGCGGGACAGCACGAACTGGGCATGAAGTTCGCGCAGCTGATTGAAGCTGCCGACAACGTCATGATTTACAAGTACGTCGTTCGGAACGTTGCCAAGAAATACGGCAAAACCGCCACCTTTATGCCGAAGCCGGTGTTTAACGACAACGGCACAGGCATGCATGTTCACCAAAGCCTTTGGAAGGGCGGTGAACCGTTGTTCTTCGGTGAAGGCACCTACGCCAACCTGTCTCAGACAGCACGTTGGTATATCGGTGGCATCTTGAAGCACGCGCCGGCATTCCTCGCCTTCACCAACCCAACCACCAACAGCTACAAACGCCTGGTTCCAGGTTTTGAAGCCCCGGTGAATTTGGTGTATTCCGAAGGCAACCGCTCCGCCGCTGTTCGCATTCCTCTAACGGGTCCAAGCCCAAAGGCCAAGCGCTTGGAGTTCCGATCAGGTGATGCCCTCGCCAATCCTTACTTGGCCTTCAGCGCCATGATGATGGCTGGGTTAGACGGCATCAAAAATCAAATTGATCCCGGCGATGGTGAAGATCGCGATCTGTTTGAACTGAGTGCTGAGGAACTCCAGAAGATCGCAACGGTGCCGCCTTCATTGAATGGTGCTCTAGAAGCTCTGAGTGCTGACCGCGCCTTCTT
- a CDS encoding alanine--glyoxylate aminotransferase family protein yields MATSQSLLHVDDRHRKSFAPIATPDRLLLGPGPSNAHPTVLQALARTPIGHLDPLYVELMGEVQELLRYAWQTDNRLTLPMSGTGSAAMEATIANTVEPGDTVLVAVKGYFGLRLVDMAGRYRANVKTIEKPWGEWFSLEELEAALIEHKPTMLAIVHAETSTGVCQPMEGVGDLCRKHDCLLLLDTVTSLGGVPLYIDEWKVDLAYSCSQKGLSCPPGLGPFTMGPRAEAKMEARTDKVPNWYLDVSLLNKYWGSDRVYHHTAPVNMNFGMREALRLLAEEGVEQSWARHRHNAEALWNGLESLGLSMHVPADRRLPTLTTVRIPEGVDGKAFSQHLLNQHGIEIGGGLGSLAGKIWRIGLMGYNSNPENVTHLLNLFESELPKFSGSVASAA; encoded by the coding sequence TTGGCGACGTCGCAATCTCTTCTCCATGTTGACGATCGTCATCGCAAGTCCTTTGCTCCGATCGCAACACCCGACCGATTGTTGTTGGGTCCGGGTCCGTCCAACGCCCACCCAACTGTTCTTCAAGCGTTAGCGCGCACGCCCATCGGTCACCTCGATCCGCTCTATGTGGAGTTGATGGGTGAAGTTCAAGAACTTCTTCGCTATGCCTGGCAAACCGATAACCGTCTCACCCTGCCGATGAGCGGCACGGGGAGTGCGGCCATGGAAGCCACGATTGCTAACACGGTCGAACCCGGCGACACGGTTCTGGTTGCAGTGAAGGGGTATTTCGGTCTTCGTCTTGTCGATATGGCCGGCCGTTATCGGGCCAATGTCAAAACCATTGAAAAGCCCTGGGGTGAGTGGTTCTCCCTCGAAGAACTCGAAGCGGCTCTGATTGAGCACAAGCCAACAATGTTGGCAATCGTCCACGCTGAAACCTCAACGGGCGTCTGTCAGCCCATGGAAGGGGTTGGTGACCTTTGCAGAAAGCATGACTGCCTACTGCTGCTGGACACGGTGACGTCTTTGGGCGGGGTGCCGCTCTACATCGATGAATGGAAGGTGGATTTGGCCTACAGCTGCAGCCAAAAGGGGCTGAGCTGTCCTCCCGGGTTGGGTCCCTTCACCATGGGGCCAAGGGCTGAAGCCAAGATGGAAGCTCGTACGGACAAAGTTCCGAACTGGTATCTCGATGTTTCTCTGCTGAACAAGTACTGGGGGAGCGACCGTGTCTATCACCACACGGCCCCCGTCAACATGAACTTCGGGATGCGGGAGGCGCTACGGCTTCTAGCCGAAGAAGGCGTCGAGCAATCTTGGGCCCGCCACCGCCATAACGCTGAAGCGTTATGGAACGGATTGGAGAGCCTTGGTTTGTCGATGCATGTTCCAGCCGATCGTCGGCTTCCCACGCTGACGACGGTTCGAATTCCGGAAGGTGTGGACGGTAAGGCCTTTAGTCAGCACCTCTTGAACCAACACGGCATCGAAATCGGTGGTGGTTTGGGATCTTTGGCCGGCAAGATTTGGCGGATCGGCTTGATGGGCTACAACTCCAATCCAGAAAACGTGACCCACCTGCTCAATTTGTTTGAGTCCGAGCTGCCGAAATTCAGCGGTTCCGTTGCCTCCGCTGCTTGA
- a CDS encoding allophycocyanin subunit beta yields MRDAIGGLIGRYDQLGRYFDRSAIDSIESYLDESELRIRAVELINSNSAEIVREASQRLFQDEPDLLLPGGNAYTTRRLAACLRDMDYFLRYASYALVAGDSTILNERVLNGLDDTYKSLGVPTGPTVRSIVLLGEVVAESLLQQGVPADKLGSVMQPFDHLARGLGETNLRQR; encoded by the coding sequence ATGCGCGATGCCATTGGTGGTCTGATCGGTCGCTACGACCAGCTGGGCCGCTATTTCGACAGGTCGGCGATCGACAGCATTGAGTCATACCTCGATGAATCGGAGCTGCGCATCCGTGCTGTTGAGTTGATCAACTCCAACTCGGCTGAAATTGTGCGCGAAGCCAGTCAGCGCCTTTTTCAAGATGAACCAGATTTGCTTTTGCCCGGAGGGAATGCCTACACCACTCGGCGCCTTGCGGCATGTTTGCGGGATATGGATTACTTCCTGCGTTACGCGAGCTATGCGCTTGTGGCCGGAGACAGCACGATCCTCAATGAACGTGTTCTGAACGGGTTGGACGATACGTATAAGAGTCTTGGCGTTCCGACCGGTCCGACTGTGCGCAGCATTGTTTTACTGGGCGAAGTAGTTGCTGAGAGCCTTCTGCAACAGGGTGTTCCTGCTGACAAGCTCGGCTCAGTGATGCAACCCTTTGATCATCTGGCCCGTGGGTTGGGGGAGACCAACCTTCGTCAGCGCTGA
- a CDS encoding pyridoxal-dependent decarboxylase, producing MHAGSDPNPSTARLAPFAAPYATDPVLQDFLHRTADLLCAWIGSAEQHSPLPLMRPQPSIAPNTEAADLDALLHDLQVVMDGAFQPSHPGSLAHLDPPPLTASIAAELVCAGLNNNLLADELSPGLSSLEQELCRWFCQRLGLPKGAGGVLASGGTLSNLMALVTARACGQGLRDGVILCSCDSHVSLVKATRVMGLPDEALVLLPTDDAGRLCVAAVEQKLNHLRRLQRPCLAVVATAGTTVRGAIDPLLQLADLCRLHSVWLHVDAAIGGVFALSAEHASLMRGLDQADSITLNPQKLLGITKASSLLLLRDGHQLSTTFGTGLPYMERPTGEHHGGEVGLQGTRPAEVLKLWLGLRQLGEVGIETILSNALARRAAFASQLDSTRLTLLPGELHIQAFRLNQSDSASGDAWSDHLRQQLLSAGYMLSRPFYGDRFCLKGVFGNPHTTPEHLTELAQLINGSVR from the coding sequence TTGCACGCCGGTTCCGATCCAAATCCTTCAACGGCACGATTGGCACCGTTTGCGGCTCCCTATGCAACGGATCCTGTGCTGCAGGATTTTCTGCACAGGACGGCGGATCTGCTTTGTGCCTGGATTGGATCGGCGGAGCAGCACAGTCCTTTGCCTCTGATGCGTCCCCAGCCGTCGATTGCACCGAATACTGAGGCGGCGGATCTTGATGCTCTTCTCCACGATTTGCAGGTGGTGATGGATGGGGCCTTCCAGCCATCCCATCCAGGCTCTCTCGCCCATCTCGATCCACCACCCCTAACGGCATCCATTGCGGCGGAACTGGTCTGTGCGGGGCTCAATAACAACCTGTTGGCGGATGAGTTGTCACCAGGCCTATCCAGCTTGGAACAGGAATTGTGCCGCTGGTTTTGTCAGCGACTTGGGCTTCCCAAAGGAGCTGGTGGTGTCCTTGCGAGCGGTGGCACCCTCAGCAACTTGATGGCACTGGTCACGGCGCGTGCCTGTGGGCAAGGCCTTCGCGATGGGGTGATCCTGTGTAGTTGCGATTCCCATGTGTCGTTGGTCAAGGCAACGCGGGTGATGGGTTTGCCGGATGAAGCCCTTGTCTTGCTGCCAACGGACGACGCTGGACGACTGTGTGTTGCTGCGGTTGAGCAAAAGCTGAATCACTTGCGTCGTCTGCAGCGTCCATGTCTGGCGGTGGTGGCCACAGCAGGAACCACGGTTCGCGGTGCGATTGATCCTTTGCTTCAGTTGGCAGATCTCTGTCGACTGCACAGTGTTTGGCTTCATGTTGACGCAGCTATCGGCGGCGTCTTTGCCCTGAGTGCCGAGCATGCGTCCTTGATGAGAGGTTTGGATCAGGCGGATTCGATCACGCTGAACCCCCAAAAGCTGCTTGGCATCACTAAGGCCTCATCGCTGCTCCTGCTTCGTGATGGGCATCAACTCAGCACAACGTTCGGCACCGGACTTCCATACATGGAACGACCGACCGGTGAACACCATGGCGGAGAGGTGGGCCTGCAGGGAACGCGTCCAGCTGAAGTTCTCAAGCTTTGGCTTGGTCTTCGCCAGCTGGGAGAGGTGGGCATCGAAACGATTCTGTCCAATGCCTTGGCGCGACGAGCGGCATTTGCCAGTCAATTGGACAGCACTCGCCTCACCTTGTTGCCAGGTGAGTTGCATATTCAGGCGTTTCGTCTCAACCAAAGCGATTCAGCAAGCGGTGATGCCTGGAGCGATCATCTGCGTCAGCAGCTGTTGTCAGCGGGGTACATGCTTTCGCGGCCGTTCTATGGGGATCGCTTCTGTTTGAAGGGGGTTTTTGGTAACCCCCACACCACGCCAGAGCATCTGACCGAACTGGCACAACTGATCAATGGCTCGGTGCGTTGA
- a CDS encoding nucleoside deaminase — MKVLLQRAQVNGLSGEVPVAAVVLGPDGRAIGHGRNRRETEQDPLGHAELVALRQAALILGDWRFNQCCLIVTLEPCPMCAGALVQARMGTVVFGAHDRKRGGLGGTMNLSTHPSAHHKMTVIGGVMEAEASTQLEQWFKQRRQRNR, encoded by the coding sequence ATGAAGGTGCTGTTGCAGCGGGCTCAGGTCAACGGCCTCAGCGGTGAGGTTCCTGTTGCTGCAGTGGTATTGGGTCCGGATGGTCGAGCCATCGGCCATGGCCGAAATCGACGTGAAACCGAACAAGATCCCCTGGGCCATGCGGAATTGGTCGCGCTTCGACAAGCCGCGTTGATACTTGGAGATTGGCGCTTCAACCAATGTTGCTTGATCGTGACGCTCGAGCCCTGTCCGATGTGTGCCGGAGCTCTAGTTCAGGCCCGAATGGGGACCGTTGTTTTTGGAGCCCATGATCGGAAAAGGGGAGGTCTGGGAGGCACGATGAACCTCTCAACCCACCCCAGTGCCCATCACAAAATGACGGTGATCGGCGGAGTGATGGAGGCCGAAGCTTCCACCCAACTGGAGCAATGGTTCAAGCAGCGGAGGCAACGGAACCGCTGA
- a CDS encoding YcjF family protein, with translation MKGRTRLLLGLACALLAMVIVGVVLQAVRTLLWDLSYFLPPWLLTPILLLGLVLIATAVVQVGLPWWKQRQTTAQRRPTQPLQAPTNRRDAADQSLSNIDRLIERLESDIARESLQAERDRVNEELQRGDLVVVVFGTGSSGKTSLIRALLQKMVGDVGAPMGLTKETRSYRLRLKGLSRGLQLVDTPGILEAGDDGLSREDQARRRAIRADLLLVVVDGDLRASELAVVRSIADLGKRLLLVLNKRDLRGVDEEKQLLQVLRSRCTGLLSNADVLACSAAPQSIPQPGRRPLQPKPDVMDLLQRLAVVLQAEGEELIADNILLQCRNLDSRGRDLLNQQRIREAKRCVDRYCWIGAGVVAANPLPGVDLLSTAAVNAQMVVEMAGIYGIEMSKERAKELAVSVGRTLATLGMVKGAMSLLGTALTVHLPTLLVGRAIQGVTAAWLTRVAGSSFIRFFEQDQDWGDGGMQDAVQEAFQLNRRETSLQRFLETAMRQVVAPLQRSAKRQLPPQPGPREEGGAADRGHQER, from the coding sequence ATGAAAGGTCGCACACGGCTACTACTTGGACTCGCCTGTGCCTTGCTGGCCATGGTGATCGTGGGAGTTGTTTTACAGGCCGTCCGCACCCTGCTTTGGGATCTCAGTTATTTCCTGCCCCCTTGGCTTCTCACCCCAATTCTGCTGCTCGGACTCGTTCTCATCGCAACCGCCGTTGTCCAGGTGGGTCTGCCTTGGTGGAAGCAACGACAAACAACGGCACAACGCCGCCCCACGCAACCCCTGCAGGCGCCAACCAATCGGCGCGATGCCGCTGACCAAAGCCTGAGCAATATCGACCGTTTGATCGAGAGGCTTGAAAGTGATATTGCCCGCGAAAGCCTTCAGGCTGAGCGAGATCGGGTCAACGAAGAACTGCAGCGTGGAGACCTGGTGGTCGTCGTCTTTGGCACCGGCTCCAGCGGCAAAACATCTTTAATCAGAGCCCTCCTGCAAAAAATGGTCGGAGACGTGGGGGCTCCAATGGGGCTCACCAAAGAAACGCGCAGTTACAGGTTGCGCCTCAAAGGGTTAAGTCGAGGACTGCAACTCGTGGATACCCCTGGGATTCTTGAAGCAGGCGACGACGGTCTGAGTCGAGAAGATCAAGCACGACGACGCGCAATTCGAGCCGACTTGCTTTTGGTGGTGGTGGATGGCGATCTCCGAGCGTCGGAACTGGCGGTCGTGCGCTCGATTGCTGATCTTGGAAAACGGCTTCTCCTTGTTCTCAACAAACGCGATTTACGGGGAGTGGATGAAGAGAAACAACTCCTGCAAGTGTTGCGATCTCGCTGCACAGGTCTGTTGTCGAACGCGGATGTTTTGGCGTGCAGTGCCGCCCCTCAATCGATCCCACAACCAGGTCGGCGGCCCCTACAACCCAAGCCCGACGTGATGGATCTGCTGCAACGCTTAGCGGTTGTGTTGCAGGCTGAGGGAGAAGAACTCATCGCCGACAACATTCTTCTCCAGTGCCGCAACCTTGATTCCCGCGGTCGAGACTTGTTAAACCAACAACGCATCCGCGAAGCGAAGCGGTGCGTCGATCGCTATTGCTGGATCGGAGCAGGGGTCGTAGCCGCCAATCCACTGCCGGGTGTCGACCTCCTCAGTACGGCTGCGGTCAATGCCCAAATGGTGGTGGAAATGGCGGGCATCTACGGCATTGAAATGTCAAAAGAGCGCGCCAAGGAACTCGCCGTTTCGGTAGGACGCACCCTGGCAACCCTTGGCATGGTGAAAGGTGCCATGAGCTTGCTGGGTACTGCGCTCACCGTACATTTGCCGACCCTGTTGGTGGGTCGTGCGATCCAGGGAGTGACAGCGGCATGGCTCACCCGAGTCGCGGGAAGCAGCTTCATTCGCTTTTTTGAACAAGACCAAGATTGGGGAGATGGCGGCATGCAAGACGCCGTTCAAGAGGCGTTTCAGCTCAATCGGCGGGAAACATCGCTGCAACGCTTTTTGGAAACCGCGATGCGTCAGGTGGTGGCGCCACTTCAGCGGTCGGCGAAGCGACAACTTCCGCCCCAGCCAGGGCCTCGGGAGGAGGGGGGAGCAGCGGACCGCGGGCATCAAGAGCGGTGA